The Trachemys scripta elegans isolate TJP31775 chromosome 6, CAS_Tse_1.0, whole genome shotgun sequence genome includes a window with the following:
- the DAB2 gene encoding disabled homolog 2 isoform X3, which translates to MSNEVETTNINNQPEQQAVPKAPASKKEKKKGSEKTDEFLLARFKGDGVRYKAKLIGIDDVPEARGDKMSQDSMMKLKGMAVAARSQGQHKQKIWVNISLSGIKIIDEKTGVIEHEHPVNKISFIARDVTDNRAFGYVCGGEGQHQFFAIKTAQQAEPLVVDLKDLFQVIYNIKKKEEEDKKKNEEANKTVENGSDALTDQVDKIKLGVDQMDLFGDMSTPPDLNSPTTAANDLFGSDLFASTATEAPGLTSPATQPALVQTNPLDLFRTSPTIAPMAGLGGLPATSPTPWSQQSSVFNPATSVFPGSIMGAQPTGFTQSLAFSAPQAVSGWSQPASFGAPSQSPGLWGQPAHVSPTAWAQPSTIGNPFQTSMFPSTTPPPAMLSSISVTSPPQPPPRTAPQKEPSKKESDAFTALDPLGDKEKKDVKEMFKDFQLTKPPAVPARKGEQQQSLLGASGAFTSYFNSKVGILQDNADHDDLAANQLSTKISEPPKPAPRLSTLPASKPDALFENPFQTDPFSTSSQPSTVSQPSQSSDLFGDPFGNPFA; encoded by the exons ATGTCTAATGAAGTAGAAACAACTAATATCAACAACCAGCCTGAGCAGCAGGCAGTACCAAAAGCACCTGcctcaaagaaggaaaaaaagaagg GTTCAGAAAAAACAGATGAATTTCTTTTGGCCAGATTCAAAGGGGATGGCGTAAGATACAAAGCCAAGTTGATTGGCATTGATGATGTTCCAGAAGCAAGAGGAGACAAAATGAGCCAAGATTCAATGATGAAGCTGAAG GGAATGGCAGTAGCTGCCCGCTCCCAGGGACAGCACAAACAGAAGATCTGGGTGAACATCTCCCTTTCTGGTATCAAGATAATTGATGAGAAAACTGGG GTCATAGAACATGAGCATCCAGTAAACAAGATCTCCTTTATTGCTCGGGATGTGACTGACAACCGTGCATTTGGATATGTTTGCGGAGGAGAAGGACAACATCAGTTTTTTGCCATAAAAACAGCACAACAG GCTGAACCTCTAGTAGTTGATCTCAAGGACCTCTTCCAAGTAATTTATAACATCAagaaaaaggaggaagaggatAAGAAAAAG AATGAAGAAGCCAATAAGACAGTTGAG AATGGTAGCGATGCATTGACTGATCAAGTTGACAAAATAAAACTG GGTGTTGACCAGATGGATTTGTTTGGTGATATGTCCACTCCTCCTGACCTGAACAGTCCTACA ACTGCAGCAAACGATTTGTTTGGCTCAGACCTTTTTGCATCTACTGCTACAGAGGCCCCAGGCCTGACTTCTCCTGCAACACAacctgcactggtgcaaaccaaCCCGCTGGACCTCTTCCGAACCAGTCCTACCATAGCACCCATGGCTGGTCTAG GTGGCTTGCCAGCAACATCTCCAACACCATGGAGTCAACAGTCCTCAGTTTTCAATCCTGCCACATCCGTATTTCCTGGATCCATTATGGGTGCTCAACCTACAGGCTTTACTCAATCACTTGCCTTCAGTGCCCCTCAAGCAGTCTCAGGGTGGAGTCAGCCTGCATCATTTGGAGCCCCATCTCAATCTCCTGGTCTCTGGGGTCAGCCAGCACATGTTTCTCCTACTGCTTGGGCACAACCATCCACCATTGGAAATCCTTTCCAGACCAGCATGTTTCCATCTACTACACCGCCCCCTGCTATGTTGTCTTCTATCTCCGTGACAAGCCCTCCTCAGCCACCACCCAGAACTGCACCTCAGAAGGAGCCGTCTAAGAAGGAAAGCGATGCCTTCACTGCATTAGACCCACTTGGGGATAAAGAGAAAAAGGAtgtaaaagaaatgtttaaagaCTTCCAGCTGACAAAGCCACCTGCAGTACCAGCAAGGAAGGGAGAACAGCAGCAAAGTCTGCTTGGTGCTTCTGGAGCTTTCACCAGTTACTTTAATAGCAAAGTGGGCATTCTTCAAGACAACGCTGATCACGATGACTTGGCAGCTAACCAATTGTCTACTAAAATCAGTG AACCACCAAAGCCTGCTCCCAGACTAAGCACTCTGCCAGCTTCCAAGCCTGATGCCCTGTTTGAAAACCCCTTTCAAACCGATCCTTTCAGCACCTCCTCACAACCCTCT
- the DAB2 gene encoding disabled homolog 2 isoform X2, translating into MSNEVETTNINNQPEQQAVPKAPASKKEKKKGSEKTDEFLLARFKGDGVRYKAKLIGIDDVPEARGDKMSQDSMMKLKGMAVAARSQGQHKQKIWVNISLSGIKIIDEKTGVIEHEHPVNKISFIARDVTDNRAFGYVCGGEGQHQFFAIKTAQQAEPLVVDLKDLFQVIYNIKKKEEEDKKKNGSDALTDQVDKIKLGVDQMDLFGDMSTPPDLNSPTESKDILLVDLNSEIENNQTCVKESPFLNGITSSLPRPKSQTPFLPESSLTTNLSFFPIPNPDPFSDDPFTQPDQSAQPSFDSLKSPLQKKESLSFLGNGAVNGDIDYFGKEFDQISNRTGKQEIQTSQWPLESKPMQLAARTQNGVPEREQNGFLTKSSSNLFAESPSKGLSLQNGVKLDSESNVQLMSHDSITISPPPQSTKPGRGRRTVQTAANDLFGSDLFASTATEAPGLTSPATQPALVQTNPLDLFRTSPTIAPMAGLGGLPATSPTPWSQQSSVFNPATSVFPGSIMGAQPTGFTQSLAFSAPQAVSGWSQPASFGAPSQSPGLWGQPAHVSPTAWAQPSTIGNPFQTSMFPSTTPPPAMLSSISVTSPPQPPPRTAPQKEPSKKESDAFTALDPLGDKEKKDVKEMFKDFQLTKPPAVPARKGEQQQSLLGASGAFTSYFNSKVGILQDNADHDDLAANQLSTKISEPPKPAPRLSTLPASKPDALFENPFQTDPFSTSSQPSTVSQPSQSSDLFGDPFGNPFA; encoded by the exons ATGTCTAATGAAGTAGAAACAACTAATATCAACAACCAGCCTGAGCAGCAGGCAGTACCAAAAGCACCTGcctcaaagaaggaaaaaaagaagg GTTCAGAAAAAACAGATGAATTTCTTTTGGCCAGATTCAAAGGGGATGGCGTAAGATACAAAGCCAAGTTGATTGGCATTGATGATGTTCCAGAAGCAAGAGGAGACAAAATGAGCCAAGATTCAATGATGAAGCTGAAG GGAATGGCAGTAGCTGCCCGCTCCCAGGGACAGCACAAACAGAAGATCTGGGTGAACATCTCCCTTTCTGGTATCAAGATAATTGATGAGAAAACTGGG GTCATAGAACATGAGCATCCAGTAAACAAGATCTCCTTTATTGCTCGGGATGTGACTGACAACCGTGCATTTGGATATGTTTGCGGAGGAGAAGGACAACATCAGTTTTTTGCCATAAAAACAGCACAACAG GCTGAACCTCTAGTAGTTGATCTCAAGGACCTCTTCCAAGTAATTTATAACATCAagaaaaaggaggaagaggatAAGAAAAAG AATGGTAGCGATGCATTGACTGATCAAGTTGACAAAATAAAACTG GGTGTTGACCAGATGGATTTGTTTGGTGATATGTCCACTCCTCCTGACCTGAACAGTCCTACA GAGAGTAAAGATATCCTGTTAGTGGATCTAAACTCTGAAATCGAGAACAATCAGACTTGTGTAAAAGAGAGTCCCTTCTTGAATGGCATCACTTCCTCTCTTCCACGACCAAAGTCACAGACACCTTTCTTGCCTGAAAGTTCTCTCACTACCAATCTCAGCTTCTTTCCCATTCCCAATCCAGATCCTTTCAGTGATGATCCTTTCACACAACCAGACCAATCTGCACAACCTTCATTtgattctttaaaatctccactTCAGAAGAAGGAAAGTCTGAGCTTCTTGGGTAATGGTGCTGTAAATGGTGATATTGACTACTTTGGTAAAGAGTTTGACCAGATTTCTAATAGAACTGGCAAACAGGAAATACAGACAAGCCAGTGGCCTCTTGAGAGTAAGCCAATGCAGCTAGCAGCAAGGACCCAAAATGGGGTACCAGAAAGAGAACAGAATGGTTTTCTGACCAAATCCTCATCAAACCTATTTGCGGAAAGCCCTTCCAAAGGATTATCTCTGCAAAATGGAGTAAAGCTGGACTCTGAAAGCAATGTCCAGCTCATGTCACATGACTCCATAACAATTAGCCCACCTCCACAAAGTACCAagccaggaagaggaaggaggacTGTTCAG ACTGCAGCAAACGATTTGTTTGGCTCAGACCTTTTTGCATCTACTGCTACAGAGGCCCCAGGCCTGACTTCTCCTGCAACACAacctgcactggtgcaaaccaaCCCGCTGGACCTCTTCCGAACCAGTCCTACCATAGCACCCATGGCTGGTCTAG GTGGCTTGCCAGCAACATCTCCAACACCATGGAGTCAACAGTCCTCAGTTTTCAATCCTGCCACATCCGTATTTCCTGGATCCATTATGGGTGCTCAACCTACAGGCTTTACTCAATCACTTGCCTTCAGTGCCCCTCAAGCAGTCTCAGGGTGGAGTCAGCCTGCATCATTTGGAGCCCCATCTCAATCTCCTGGTCTCTGGGGTCAGCCAGCACATGTTTCTCCTACTGCTTGGGCACAACCATCCACCATTGGAAATCCTTTCCAGACCAGCATGTTTCCATCTACTACACCGCCCCCTGCTATGTTGTCTTCTATCTCCGTGACAAGCCCTCCTCAGCCACCACCCAGAACTGCACCTCAGAAGGAGCCGTCTAAGAAGGAAAGCGATGCCTTCACTGCATTAGACCCACTTGGGGATAAAGAGAAAAAGGAtgtaaaagaaatgtttaaagaCTTCCAGCTGACAAAGCCACCTGCAGTACCAGCAAGGAAGGGAGAACAGCAGCAAAGTCTGCTTGGTGCTTCTGGAGCTTTCACCAGTTACTTTAATAGCAAAGTGGGCATTCTTCAAGACAACGCTGATCACGATGACTTGGCAGCTAACCAATTGTCTACTAAAATCAGTG AACCACCAAAGCCTGCTCCCAGACTAAGCACTCTGCCAGCTTCCAAGCCTGATGCCCTGTTTGAAAACCCCTTTCAAACCGATCCTTTCAGCACCTCCTCACAACCCTCT
- the DAB2 gene encoding disabled homolog 2 isoform X1 — protein MSNEVETTNINNQPEQQAVPKAPASKKEKKKGSEKTDEFLLARFKGDGVRYKAKLIGIDDVPEARGDKMSQDSMMKLKGMAVAARSQGQHKQKIWVNISLSGIKIIDEKTGVIEHEHPVNKISFIARDVTDNRAFGYVCGGEGQHQFFAIKTAQQAEPLVVDLKDLFQVIYNIKKKEEEDKKKNEEANKTVENGSDALTDQVDKIKLGVDQMDLFGDMSTPPDLNSPTESKDILLVDLNSEIENNQTCVKESPFLNGITSSLPRPKSQTPFLPESSLTTNLSFFPIPNPDPFSDDPFTQPDQSAQPSFDSLKSPLQKKESLSFLGNGAVNGDIDYFGKEFDQISNRTGKQEIQTSQWPLESKPMQLAARTQNGVPEREQNGFLTKSSSNLFAESPSKGLSLQNGVKLDSESNVQLMSHDSITISPPPQSTKPGRGRRTVQTAANDLFGSDLFASTATEAPGLTSPATQPALVQTNPLDLFRTSPTIAPMAGLGGLPATSPTPWSQQSSVFNPATSVFPGSIMGAQPTGFTQSLAFSAPQAVSGWSQPASFGAPSQSPGLWGQPAHVSPTAWAQPSTIGNPFQTSMFPSTTPPPAMLSSISVTSPPQPPPRTAPQKEPSKKESDAFTALDPLGDKEKKDVKEMFKDFQLTKPPAVPARKGEQQQSLLGASGAFTSYFNSKVGILQDNADHDDLAANQLSTKISEPPKPAPRLSTLPASKPDALFENPFQTDPFSTSSQPSTVSQPSQSSDLFGDPFGNPFA, from the exons ATGTCTAATGAAGTAGAAACAACTAATATCAACAACCAGCCTGAGCAGCAGGCAGTACCAAAAGCACCTGcctcaaagaaggaaaaaaagaagg GTTCAGAAAAAACAGATGAATTTCTTTTGGCCAGATTCAAAGGGGATGGCGTAAGATACAAAGCCAAGTTGATTGGCATTGATGATGTTCCAGAAGCAAGAGGAGACAAAATGAGCCAAGATTCAATGATGAAGCTGAAG GGAATGGCAGTAGCTGCCCGCTCCCAGGGACAGCACAAACAGAAGATCTGGGTGAACATCTCCCTTTCTGGTATCAAGATAATTGATGAGAAAACTGGG GTCATAGAACATGAGCATCCAGTAAACAAGATCTCCTTTATTGCTCGGGATGTGACTGACAACCGTGCATTTGGATATGTTTGCGGAGGAGAAGGACAACATCAGTTTTTTGCCATAAAAACAGCACAACAG GCTGAACCTCTAGTAGTTGATCTCAAGGACCTCTTCCAAGTAATTTATAACATCAagaaaaaggaggaagaggatAAGAAAAAG AATGAAGAAGCCAATAAGACAGTTGAG AATGGTAGCGATGCATTGACTGATCAAGTTGACAAAATAAAACTG GGTGTTGACCAGATGGATTTGTTTGGTGATATGTCCACTCCTCCTGACCTGAACAGTCCTACA GAGAGTAAAGATATCCTGTTAGTGGATCTAAACTCTGAAATCGAGAACAATCAGACTTGTGTAAAAGAGAGTCCCTTCTTGAATGGCATCACTTCCTCTCTTCCACGACCAAAGTCACAGACACCTTTCTTGCCTGAAAGTTCTCTCACTACCAATCTCAGCTTCTTTCCCATTCCCAATCCAGATCCTTTCAGTGATGATCCTTTCACACAACCAGACCAATCTGCACAACCTTCATTtgattctttaaaatctccactTCAGAAGAAGGAAAGTCTGAGCTTCTTGGGTAATGGTGCTGTAAATGGTGATATTGACTACTTTGGTAAAGAGTTTGACCAGATTTCTAATAGAACTGGCAAACAGGAAATACAGACAAGCCAGTGGCCTCTTGAGAGTAAGCCAATGCAGCTAGCAGCAAGGACCCAAAATGGGGTACCAGAAAGAGAACAGAATGGTTTTCTGACCAAATCCTCATCAAACCTATTTGCGGAAAGCCCTTCCAAAGGATTATCTCTGCAAAATGGAGTAAAGCTGGACTCTGAAAGCAATGTCCAGCTCATGTCACATGACTCCATAACAATTAGCCCACCTCCACAAAGTACCAagccaggaagaggaaggaggacTGTTCAG ACTGCAGCAAACGATTTGTTTGGCTCAGACCTTTTTGCATCTACTGCTACAGAGGCCCCAGGCCTGACTTCTCCTGCAACACAacctgcactggtgcaaaccaaCCCGCTGGACCTCTTCCGAACCAGTCCTACCATAGCACCCATGGCTGGTCTAG GTGGCTTGCCAGCAACATCTCCAACACCATGGAGTCAACAGTCCTCAGTTTTCAATCCTGCCACATCCGTATTTCCTGGATCCATTATGGGTGCTCAACCTACAGGCTTTACTCAATCACTTGCCTTCAGTGCCCCTCAAGCAGTCTCAGGGTGGAGTCAGCCTGCATCATTTGGAGCCCCATCTCAATCTCCTGGTCTCTGGGGTCAGCCAGCACATGTTTCTCCTACTGCTTGGGCACAACCATCCACCATTGGAAATCCTTTCCAGACCAGCATGTTTCCATCTACTACACCGCCCCCTGCTATGTTGTCTTCTATCTCCGTGACAAGCCCTCCTCAGCCACCACCCAGAACTGCACCTCAGAAGGAGCCGTCTAAGAAGGAAAGCGATGCCTTCACTGCATTAGACCCACTTGGGGATAAAGAGAAAAAGGAtgtaaaagaaatgtttaaagaCTTCCAGCTGACAAAGCCACCTGCAGTACCAGCAAGGAAGGGAGAACAGCAGCAAAGTCTGCTTGGTGCTTCTGGAGCTTTCACCAGTTACTTTAATAGCAAAGTGGGCATTCTTCAAGACAACGCTGATCACGATGACTTGGCAGCTAACCAATTGTCTACTAAAATCAGTG AACCACCAAAGCCTGCTCCCAGACTAAGCACTCTGCCAGCTTCCAAGCCTGATGCCCTGTTTGAAAACCCCTTTCAAACCGATCCTTTCAGCACCTCCTCACAACCCTCT